GATCGACCACAATCTCGACCCCCACGATTCCTTTGAGCATGGTGGCGATGAACTCCCCGGGCGCGTCGGAAACATGCCACGGGGCCGTCCGCCGGCTTTCCTGGCTGTCGGTGAGGGCTTCCACCTGCCCGCGCAGCCAGGAGGGCTCATCGATGACCCGCGCCCGGCCGCGCGCCTGGACCACGGCGTAGTTCCAGGTCGGGACCACTTTCCCGTGCTCGGCCTTGGAAGGATACCACGACGGAGTGATGGGGGCGTGCGGGCCCTGGAAAACCACCAGGGCCTCGCATCCCTCGCGCAGGGCGTTCACCTGGTCGTTGGCTTTCGCGATATGGGCGCGTAGGGTGCCCTTGGCCCCGTCCACGGCGACGAGGAAGGGTGCCAGGTTCGCCAAAAGGCCGCCGGAACCGGCGGTGACGAGAGTGGCCAGGGGATGGGCGCGCATCAGGGCGTGCAGCACTTCCAGACGGTCTTCACGAAAGATTTCCGGCAGATACATGAGCCCTCCGAGACGCGCGGTTCAAAATTCCGGTTCGCACGGGAAAAGGCTGCCGGGGTCGGTTCCCCGCCCCGGCAGCCTCGCGATGTGTCCGTGCCCGGTTACGGGCGGGCGGCCAGGATATCCGGCGACACTTCCCTGACGCTGGCGGTGCCGGTGAGCAGCATCGCCGACACCAGCTCGCCCTGCATCTTGCCGAGCCAGGCGGCCACGCCCTCCACGCCGCCTCCGAAGGCGGCCACGGCCATGGGGCGTCCCACCAGGGCGGAGTCGGCTCCCAGGGCCAGGAGCTTCAGCACGTCGGCGCCGGTGCGCACCCCGCCGTCGGCCAGGATCACGGCCCGGCCCTTCACCTTGGCGGCGATGGCGGGCAGCACTTCGGCCGCCCCGGGGGTGTGGTCGAGCACGCGTCCTCCGTGGTTGGAGACCACGATGGCGGCGGCTCCGGCGCTGACGGCCAGTTGGGCCTCGTCGGGGGTCATGACGCCCTTGACGATGAAGGGCAGGTTTGTGGAGGCGGCCAGTTCCTTGAGCTCCACGAAGGTCTTGGGACCGACGGGCTGGCCCTTGAGGGCCATGGTGATCAGTCCGGCTCCGTCGATGTCCATGCCCACGGCCACGGCCTTGGCTTCCTCGGCGTCGCGGATGAGGGAGAGCACGGCGTCCTGGGCGCGGGGCTTGATGAAGGGCACGCCGTGGCCGTTGTGGGCGGCGATGGCCTTGATTCCTCCGGCGTACATGGCTGGGTCGGCTCCGTCGCCGCACATGCCCATGGTTCCGGCGGCCTCGCAGCCGGCGATGATGATTTCGCTGTAGACGTCCTCGGCGAGCCTGCCGCCCATGTTGTAGACCACGCCGGTCATGGGCGCGGCCAGGATGGGCATGGAGAGGGTCTTGCCGAAGAGGCTGACGGTGGTGTCGGCCTCCTTGACGCCGTGGATGGTGCGCATGTTGAGCCGCCAGGCCTTGAGGGCCTCAAGGTTGGCGAAGAAGGCCGAGCCGGAGCCCGCCCCGCCCATGCCGGGCACTTCTCCGGCGCAGGCGCGTCCGTCGCAGACCGGGCACACCCGGCAGTATCCTTTCATCTCTTCCCGGGCCTTCTTGCGAAGAGCGGCCATATCCATAATTCGTAGCCTCCGTTCTTGGCGGTTGAGTCGTTGGGATCTAGTGCATCGGGACGTCGGCGGCGGGCTTGGCGGCTCGCCGCAGGATGAGCACGCCGGGGATGCAGATGATGCTGATTATCCCCAACAGCCGGAAGTTGTCGATATAGGCCATGAGGGCGGCCTGCTGCCCCAGGAGGCCCTGGAGCACGCCCAGGGCCTTGGCCTTGGCCAGCACGGGGTCGCAGCTCTGGGCCATGAAGGCGGTTATGCTGTGCAGGTACTGCTGGAAGACGGGGTTCGTGGGGGCCATGTTGGCGCACAGGATGTTCTGGTGGGTCTGGGCGTCCCGGGAGATCATGGTGGTGACGATGGAGATGCCCACGCCGCCGCCGATGTTGCGCATGAGGTTGAAGATGCCCGAGGCGTTGCCCATCTGCTCCACGGGGAGCCCGCCCATGGCCGTGGTGGTCAGGGGCACGAAGATGAGCCCCAGCGAGAGGCCCATGATGACGTTGGGCCAGGCGATATGGGCGGAGGTGATGTCCAGGTTGATGCCCGCGAAGTGCAGCGACGTGGCCGCCAGGATGGTGAAGCCGATGCCGATGAGGATGCGGCTGTCCACCTTGCCGATCAACTTGCCCACGATCATCATGGAGATGATGGCCCCGATGCCGCGCGGGCTGAGCGCCAGGCCGCTGTCCAGGGCGGAGTAGCCCATGAGGCCCTGGAGGAAGAGCGGCTGCAGGGTGATGGTGGCGTAGAGCACCATGCCCAAGAGGGTCATCATGGCCGTGCCCGTGGCGAAGTTGGCGTTTTTGAACACGCGCAGGTTGACGATGGGGTGCTCGGCCTTGAGCTCCCAGACGATGAAGGCCAGCATGGATACGGCCGAGAGCACCGAGAACCAGAGGATCCAGGGGGCCTCGAACCAGTCCTCGCGCTGGCCCTTGTCCAGCACGATCTGGAGGGTGGTCAGCCACACGGCCATGATGGCGAAGCCGATGTAATCCACGCTGGCCATGCGCTTGCGGGCCTCGGCCAGGTACGGGGGGTCTTCCACGAAGGTCTGGCACATAAGGTAGGCCAGCACGCCCACGGGCAGGTTGATGTAGAACATCCAGCGCCAGGAGTAGTTGTCCGTGACCCAGCCGCCGAGCGTGGGCCCGATGACCGGCGCCACGACGACGCCCAGGCCGAAGATGGCCATGGCCACGCCGCGCTTCTCGGGCGGGGCGCTCTCCATGAGGATGGACTGGGACAGCGGCTGCAGCGCTCCGCCAGCCGCGCCCTGGAGGATGCGGGCAAGGATCAGCATGGGCATGCTGGTGGCGGCTCCGCACATGGCCGAGGCCATGGTGAAGAGCACCACGCAGGTCAAGAGGAAGCGTTTGCGGCCCATGCGCACGGAAAGCCATCCGGTCATGGGCAGCACGATGGCGTTGGACACCAGGTAGCTGGTGAGCACCCAGGTGGCCTCGTCCTCGCTGGCCGAGAGGTTTCCGGCCATGTGGGGCAGGGCCACGTTGGCCATGGTCGTATCCAGCACCTCCATGATCGTGGGCAGCATCACCGACATGGCGATGACCCACAGGTTCACGGAAGGGCGCCAGGGTTGCGCGGTCTGGCTCATGGCGTCACCGCACTTTGACCTTGGGGACCACGGACATGCCGGGGGCCAGGTGCATGCCGGCTTCGGCGGAGGCCAGGTCGAAGACGATCTTCACGGGCACGCGCTGTACCACCTTCACGTAGTTGCCCGTGGCGTTCTGGGGCGGCAGCAGGCTGAAGGCCGCGCCGGTGCCGGCCTGGATGCTGTCCACGTGGCCCTTGAAGGCGTGGCCGGGGTAGGCGTCCACCACCAGGTCCACGATTTGTCCGGGCAGCATGCCGCTCAGCTGCGTCTCCTTGAAGTTGGCCACCACCCAGATGTCGTCCTGCACCACGGAGAGGACGGACTGTCCCACCTGCACGTAGTCGCCGGGTTCCACGGCCTTCTTGGTGACGCGTCCGCCCACCACGGAGGTGATCTCGCAGTAGGCCAGGTCGAGCTTGGCCTGCTCCACGGCGGCCTTGTTCTTTTCCACGCCCGCCTGGGAGGTCTGGATCTGGGTGGCCGCCAGGGCGGCCTGGGCCTCGGCCGCGGCCACGCGCTTGCGCGAGGACTGCAAGGAGGCGGAGGTGGTGCGCGACAGGGTGTCGGCGTTGTCGCGGGCCTGCTGGGACACGGCTCCGGTGTGCACGAGCTGGTTGTAGCGGGCCAGGTCGGTGGCCGCGTTGCCCGCCTGGGCCTGGGCGGAGGCTTCGTCGGCCTTGGCCTGGTCGGCTGCGGCCAGGGCGACCTGGTGCTGGGAGCGGGCCTCCTGGAGCTTCTGCTCGGCCTCGTTCAGGTTGGCAAGGGCCTGATCCAGCTTCACCTGGAAGGTGGCCTTGTCCAGCTTGATGAGCACGTCGCCAGGGGCCACGCGCCGGTTGTCCTCCACGAGGACCGTAAGCACCCGCCCGGCCACCTGAGGGGCCACGGAGGTGACGTGCCCGGCGATGAACGCGTCGTCGGTGGTTTCGAAGGCCCGTGCCTGCCACCACCAGAACCCGGCGACCGCCAGGGCTGCCAGGGCCAGGATCGCGGCCACGGCGGCCGCCGGCTTGCGGGGTTTGCGGGCGGCGCCGCCGTTGCGGGGATTCACTGCCGAGCTGCGTACTTCTTCCTTCACTTCGGGATCTCCTCGGCGCATTGCCCGGCATCGAGCCGGACTTTCGATAAGAGGGTGATGAGCGTTCTGAGTTCGTCCTGGGTGAGCCCGGACATGACGTCGGACTGGGCCAGGAACAGGTCCGGCAAAACGTTGTCGAGCACCTTCTGGCCTTCCTGCGTCAGCCCGATGCGCACCACGCGGCGGTCCTCGGGGGACTCCTCCCGCCTGACCAGCCCGTCGCGGACCATGCCCGAGAGCACGGCCGAGACCGTGGGGGTGGTGACGCCGGCCATCTCGGCCAGCTTGCACACGGGCACGGGCTCGTTTTCGCGGCTCAAGAGGCACAGGATCATGAACCGGCCGTATGACAGCCCCAGCTTGCCGAGCCTGCGCTCGGCGTTGTGGTGCAGGATGGTGCCGGTGCGCAACACGTGCAGGTATGCTTCCGTCACCAGGAGGTCCATGGTGGGGTAGCGGGCGGCCTTTTCAAGCAGGGTCTGGTAACTGGGCAATTCCTTGAGAATCATGGTGAGCCTCCAAACGTTAGCTGGCAAATAATTAGACGCCTAATGGCTGTCAAGTGGAAATCCTGCATACTTGTCGAGACCGGATGCGGACAAGGTTACGGGGGCATCGGAAATATCCAAAAACACGCGCAGGAGCGGCTGCGCCGGAGCACGACCGGGCATTGGCCGCGACGCCGCGCGCAAAGGGAAGGGGGGCGGATTCGTTCCGCCGCGTCCGGCGGGATTGGATGAAATGCCTGCAGGGCCCAGGCAACAGCCGGGCGAAGAGGGCTAGAAGCCGAGTTCCAGGGGGGGGTTCACCAGCGCGCCGGGAACTTCCCCGGCCTTGGGCACCGGCGCGGGCTGAACCCGCACCTTGCGGCCCTCCAGGCGCAGACGGTCGGTGGCCAGCCACTGCACGGCCTGGGGCAGCACACGGTGCTCGCAGGCCAGGATGCGTCCGCCCAGGGTCTGGCCGTCATCCTCGGGATAGGCGGGCACGGCAGCCTGGATGATCACCGGGCCGTGGTCCATGATCTCGTCCACGAAATGCACGGTGCAACCGGAGATGGCCACGCCGTAGTCGGCGGCGTCGCGCGGGCCGTGCACGCCGGGGAAGCTCGGCAGAAGGGCGGGGTGGATGTTGATCACCTTTCCGGGGAAGGCTCTCAGGAACTCGCCGGTGATCATACGCATGAACCCGGCCATGACCACGGCCTCGCCCCCGGCCTTGCGGATGGCCCGGATCATGGCCCGGTCGAACTCGGCCCGGTCCGGGTAGTCGGCGTGGGGGATGCAGACGTGGGGCAGCCGGTGCTTGCGGGCACGCTCCAGGCCGTAGGCGCCCTCCTTGTTGGAGAGCACCAGGGCGATGCGCGCATCGAGCGCCCCTTGCTCGATGCGGTCGATGAGGGCCTGAAGGTTGGACCCGGAGCCCGAAACCAGGACGGCGATGGGCAGCGCCACTATCAGCCCTGCACCACCGCGTCGGCCAGAGCCTTGGCCAGGGCCGGGATGGTGTACGCTTCAGGCTGGATATCCGGCTCGAAGCCATGCTTTTTCAGCGTTGCCGCCGTGATGGGGCCGATGCAGGCGATCTTCACCTTGGAGCGCAGGGGGGCGAGCCTGTCCGTCGGGATCATGGCGAAGAAGTTGTCCACCGTGGAGGAGCTGGTGAAGGTGAGGTAGTGGATCTCGCCTTCCTCGATGGCCGCCACCACCTCGTCCGGGTCCTGCTGGGCCAGCTTCGTCTCGTAGACCGGCAGCACCGTGACCTGAGCACCGGCGCGGGTGAGCTCCTCGGGGAGCACCTCGCGGGCCTGGGCAGCGCGGGGGATGAGCACCTTCTTGCCGCCGATCTGGAGGGCGAGCAGTCCTTCGACCACGGACTCCGCGATGAACTTCTCGGGAACGAAGTCGGCCTTGATGCCCCGGTCGAGCAGGGCCTGGGCCGTGGCGGGCCCGATGGCCGCCACCTTGAGCCCCCCCATGGCCCGGGCGTCCAGGCCCATGGCGGCAAGCTCGTGCCAGAAATATTTGACCCCGTTGGCCGAGGTGAACACCATCCAGTCGAAGCAGGAGAGGCTGCCCACGGCCTCGCGCACCGGGGCGGTGTCGGCCAGGGGAGCCACGTCGATGGTGGGGTATTCCCAGGTGCAGGCTCCCATGTCCTCCAGGATGCGCACCAGGTCGCTGGCCTGCTCGCGCGAGCGGGTGACCACCACGCCCTTGCCCAGAAGCGGGCGTTTTTCGAACCAGTTGAGCTTGTCGTGAAGCCCAACCACCTCGCCCACCACCAAAAGCGACGGGGCCTTGAAGCCCTGGCGCTTGGCCTCGGCCGGGATCTCCTCCAGGGTGGAGACCATGGAGCGGTGGCGGCAGGTGGTGCCCCAGCGCACCAGGGCTGCCGGGGTCTTGGGATCGCGGCCGCCGTCGATGAGGCGGCGGGAGATGTCGGTCAGGTTCTTGACGCCCATGAAGAAGATGAGCGTGGACGCGGCCTGGGCCAGGGCGGGCCAGTTGTGGGCGGACTCGTCCTTGGTGGGGTCCTCGTGGCCGGTGATGAAGCTCACGGAGGAGGCGAACTTGCGGTGGGTGATGGGGATGCCCGCATAGGCCGGGGCGGCCACGGCGCTGGTCACGCCGGGGATCACCTCGAAGGTGAGCCCCTCTTCCAGGAGTTCCTCGGCCTCTTCAGCGCCGCGCCCGAACACGTAGGGGTCGCCGCCCTTGAGGCGGGCAACCACCTTGCCCTCCTTGGCCTTGGCGACCAGGAGCTTGTTGATGTCGCCCTGGGGCAGGGTGTGGTCCCCGCCCTTCTTGCCCACGTAGATCACCTCGGCGTCGGGGCGTCGGAAGTCCAGGAAGGCCTTGTTGGCCAGGTAGTCGTAGACCAGCACGTCGGCGGTCTCCAGCACGCGCTTGGCCTTGAGGGTGAGAAGTCCCGGATCGCCGGGTCCCGCGCCGATGAGATAGACGTTGGGCATGTGTGTAAGCCTTGGGGCGTTGGCGTTTGTCAGGGCGGCCTCTCCGGTCGTGACCGGATGGGCCGCCCTGGTGTGGTCGTCAGGAAACGGCGGGTCGGGATGTCCGGCCCGCGTCGACGCGGTCGCTTTCCTAGCGGGGGCTATTCCTCGCGCAGGACGCTGTTGATGGTCACGGGCTCCACGGGAACGTCGTCGTGGAATCCGGCCCGGCGGGTGCGCACCTTCTTGATCTTGTTGACCACGTCCATGCCGTCCACAACCTTGCCGAACACGCAGTAGCCCCAGCCATCGGGGGTCTTGGACTTGTGGTTCAGGAAGTGGTTGTCGTTCACATTGATGAAGAACTGGGCGGTGGCGCTGTGGGGGTCCATGGTGCGGGCCATGGCCAGGGTGCCGGTGAGGTTCTCCAGGCCGTTGTCGGCCTCGTTGACCACGGGGGCGTTGGTGGGCTTTTCCTTCATGGTGACGTTCATGCCGCCACCCTGGATCATGAAGTTGTCGATGACCCTGTGGAAGATGGTGCCCTCGTAGAACCCGTCGTCCACATACTTGAGGAAGTTGGCCACGGTGGCGGGGGCCTTGTCGGGGTAGAGCTCGATAGTGATCAGGCCCATGGAGGTTTCCATTAGAACCATAGCGTTTCGCTCCTTGGCGTGGTCTTTCTTTGTCCGGGCGAAATAGCTCACATCCGGCCCGGAGTCCATCCCCGGCGCGCCCCGCAAGTCAATTGCGAAAATTGTAAAAACGTGTGGTTTTTGTGCAGGGGTGTGCTAGAAAGGAGCCAGTTCGTTTCTTACCAAGGAGAAAACGATGACCAAGGCCACCTGGGAGAAAGTGTTCGAGTACGCGTCCATGCCGGTACACGGCACGCTGTCGCGCAAGCTGCGCAAGGGGCTCAAAATCCAGATCAACGAGGGCAAGGTCTATGAGCAGGCCACCCTGTTTCTGGGCGAGGAGTTTTTGCGCGTGACCGAGAAGTCCGGCAAGGAGTCGGTCAACACCTATTACGGCTGGGAAAAGCTGGTGTGCGTGCGCACCATCGGGGAAACCGAGGAATAGGCGAGGGATAGACGCGTCCGAAAAAGCCCCCTCCGGACGGTCCGTCCGGAGGGGGCCTTCGTTTCTTGACAGGGACAGGAGGCGGCTAGCTGGAAGCGGTGACTTCCAGGACCTGCTCGATCACATAGTCCACCTGCTCGTCGCGCAGCTGCGTGTAGAAGGGCAGGGTGATGGTCCTGTCGCCGATGGCCTCGGCATTGGGGAAGTCCCCACGCCCAAAGCCGAATGTGTCCTTGAAGTAACTCAGCAGGTGGATGGCCCGGAAGTTCACGGCCACGCCGATACCGCGCTGCTGCAGGGCGTGGAGCGTGGCGTCGCGGCGGGCAGGGTCTGTCCAGATGGTGTAGAGGTGGTGGGCGCATTTGCCGACGACCTCGGGGCGGCCCAACCGGGGATGCCTGTCGAAAGCGTCCGCATACCGTTTCCAAAGGGCGTGGCGCTTTTCCCAGAGGGAATCGAGCCGGTCGATCTGGCCGACGAGCAGGGCCGCATGGATGTCGTCCAGGTTGCACTTCCAACCCAGTCGCTCCAAGTCGTAATGCGTGTACAGCTTGTGGTAGCGGTCCGCCGCTCCCTTGCTCATGCCGTGCAAGGCCACCATGCGCACCCGCGCGGCCAGGTCGGGATCGGAGGTCGCAAACGCCCCTCCCTCGCCGCAGGTGAGGTTCTTGGTGGCGTAGAAGCTGTAGCACGCGCAGGTACCCAGATGGCCGGGACGGTATCCGTCGCGCTGCCCCTCCACGCAATGGGCGCAGTCCTCGATGATGTAAAGGCCGTGCTTGTCGGCGAGGGCCTTTATGGAAGGCATGTCGCACAGAGTGCCGTACAGGTGGACGGGAATGACGGCCTTGGTGCGCGGGGTGACGGCCTTCTCGATGGCTTCCGGGGTGACGAGTCCGGTAGCCGCGTCCACGTCGACTATCACCGGCGTGGCCCCCGCGTGCATGACGGCGCTCGCGGTCGAAAGGAAGGTCATTGCCGGCACGATGACCTCGTCTCCAGGCCCGACCCCCAGGGCGACAAGGGCCATGTGCATGGCGGAAGTGCACGAATTCACCGCCACTACGTGCTCCAACCCGGTATAGTGGGAAAACTTGCGTTCAAATTCGGCGGTCACAGGGCCGGTTGACAGGAAAACGGAGTTCAGCACCTTCACCACGTTGGCGATGTCAGCCTCGTCCAGGGCGTGGCGGTAGAATTCGACTTTCATAGGTAGCCTAGGTGAGGTAAAAGGATTGATGCGATAATACAGTGTGTTGCCCTAAAGGTAGGCTACAGGTCATCGTACACCAACTCGATGAAATGATGCCCCGGCCCGACGGGAACTCCGACGGTGTTGCCGGGCGATTTCTCAGGGAGTACCCCTGCGCCGTCGACTCGGGCCTTCCAGAATGGATGGTAAGGAAGAGCAAAAGCGACAAGCCCGTCTGTCTTGACAGTTACGGAAGCAAATGCATGCTTAAGGGAATATGAACAGGATTCCACGGGCAGAATGTCCGTTGGATACGCCTGGATGGCCTGAACGCTGCACGAGGCTCCTGGAGCAGCCGGGTTGAGTTCGTATCCCGGCTGAACTCCTTCCGCCAGGGGCAGGGGCACATCAACGTCATTGTGCCCGGCGCCAAGGTAGATGCTCAGGGGGTGTTCCCCGCCCTTGAGAAGAAGATCGAACGGGCCGTCGCAGTCGACGACCATCCGCACGCGCAAGAGGTTCGGCCCAGGCCGCGCGCTCTCCATCGGGTACAAAGGGCCAAAGGTTTTCAGCTTGTGGCGCTCGAGCAGACCCATCCAGCGCGGCTTCACGCCATAGCGCATGCCCTCCGCTGGCGCTGAGAGAAAATGGGCCATCCCTGTGTATCCTCCGAACGTATAAAGACGCATTCCTTGAGGGAAGGCCGCGCCGGCGGGCAGGGCGGTTGGCGTCAGGGCGTAAGCCGGATCGTTCTCGACCTTTTCGGTAAAGGCCTGGTCCTGGAGGGCAAGAACGTACTTCACGCCCCAGAGGGCCATGAGCTCCGGCGGCAGCTGGTGCAGATAGGCAGCCGGCGAGGACGGGTGGCGGATGGACGACAACAGGAGCCCCTGGCCGATGGGAATGAAGCGATTATCAACGTGCGAATACATGGTGAGGGCATTGGGAAACACCCCCGAGGCCTTGTACTGCAGAACGGTAAACGGTTCGGTGGAGATATCGGCGAATACCGAGCCAAGCGCTGCATCCGCGTCGGCAGGCCCGGGGGAGCCTCCAAGAGGGGCCTGCGGCACGCGCCTGTAAACGGTGTAGATGTCGTCCTGATAGAAATTGTACGGCTCCCTGGGGAGGTCGCTCCCGGTGTCGAAGCGAGCGAGGGTTTCGTAGCGGGAATTCGAAAAAGGTGCCTGAAGAGGGTTCGTCTGCACCCACAAGACATAATCCGGCATGGCCTTCCCTGTTTCCTCGCCCTGGCGGCCTAGGGGGAGAATCCTGTGGCGGAAGGGGTCGGCTAGGAAACGGTCGTTGAACGTCAGGTGGTTCCCTGACGCGATCGGCAATCCGAGGGAGGTGCCTGGGGGTATGTTTCTGTCCACCCATGCTTGCGCCAGCTGCCTTGTGGAGGGCCCGGACAGATACCTGAGCACATTAATGTTGTTCGAAAATCCGTGGCCGATCAACACGATGACACATGCCCACGCAGTGAGATGCGCCAAGGGACGGCGGCGTGCCGCAGCCAGCGCACCGTCGAACAGAACAGCGATCAGCAGAAGCGTCAGCAAGGCTTGGCTGTAATAGTAGTAGGTGATGTTCAGGATCACGTGGTTGTGGGCGATCACCCAGAGAAACACCGGGTGCAGTAGGTAGAGGGCGACGAGGCAGGACCAGGGCGTGACAAGCCGTTTCTCGCGCAATGCGCGGTATCCGCCGTACGCCAGCGCTGGAAGGGCCAGCACTCCGAGGGCCCGGCCGAGAAAGGGCGCGAAGTGGGTCAGGCGAAACCAGATGGTGTAGCCGATGCCCCCCGGCAGGTCTTCTTTCGCGGGGATGGACGTATACCGGGTGATGAAGTCGAAGAAAATGAGAAAGCCGGGCAGAATCCTCGGATTCGCGACGACGAAGACCACAATGCCAAACAGGGCGGAACGCCAGAGAAGCTTGCGTTGTTCAGGTCCCCACAGCGAGTTCCAGCGGCGGTGCATGCCGCTGGCGGCACATACCGCCAAGGGGAAAACGGCAGACGCCATGGTGAACTTCATGGACGCGCCAAGCGAAAAGAACAGCACGGCAAGATAAAGATTGCGGGACCTGCCGTGCTTTTGAAATGCGAACTGGTGCAGCAGGGAAAGCATGGTGAGTGCAAAGACGACGCCGTCGGGCTTGAGGCGCAGCTCGAATCCAGTCAGGAAAGGCATCGCGGCTACGAGCCACGCGGCCAATTCGCCAGCTCTTCGGCTGAAGAAGTTGTTCAGGAGCCAAAAACAAGACAGCGGCAGAAGCGTCAGAACGGCAAGTTTGTAGAAGGCGAAAAGCTTGAATATCCGGCCCAACTCGCCCGGATAGAGCACGTACATGGAGCGGTCGTCGAAACGTTTGATCCAGCCGAGCTTCGCTCCCAGCCACATGACGGGCTTGGCCACGTGCAGAAGCGGGCCGCCGAAATTGGTGGCCACATCGAAGGTGTTCGTGGTGGGGCCGAAATACCACAGGGCATGCATGATGCTGACCTGGGCGTCGTCCTCGTAAGTGTTGACCGGGATGGCTTTTGACGTATTGAGAACATATCCTTCCGAATCTGAAACGCCGCGCATCTGCAGTATCGCGGAGACGTTCACGAAAACGAAGACCAGCAGGGCGATGCATACGGAGGGAGGCAGTCCATACGAGAGAGAGTCGTCTGTGTCGGCCATGGGTGTGCCTGTACTTTGCGCCTGCGTATTGAATGCGGACACGCCGTGCTAGCGCGACCGTGTCATGACAAGCGAGAGTTTCCTGCCCATCACCGGCCATTTGAAAATAAAAGCCGGGTTGTCGAACTCGACAAGTTCTTGAATTTCGAGGTTACCGGCAGACTGAATGAGGGAGATCAGCTCCTGCGTCGTCCGGACGTGCTCTCCCTCCTCCAAGCGCAGAATGAAACGCTCCAGAAGACCCGGCGCGGGATTGGTGGCGTAGTCGATGACGACTATCTTGCCATTCTCGGCCAGATACCGGGGCGTACTACGGAAAATGGAGATCAGTTCCTCGTTGGGAATGTGGTGGCAGGAGCCGCAAAAGAGGATGAAGTCGAAATGGCCTTCTAGGCCTTCCAGGGTGCGCACGTCCTGACAGATGAAGCGCATGTGCGGGTATGCAGCGAATCGTTTCCTGGCCGTGGCGATAGCGTCGGGATCGATGTCAACACCAAGGAATTCCTTAGTGTTGCCCGTGAAGTTGACGCTGTCCAGGCCCAGGGAGCACCCGACTTCCATGACCCTCGAGAAGCGGGGAAGATGGCGCAGGACGTACCGCTTCCTGAAAAGGACGCCACAAAGGACATACTGGACGAAAAGCCAGAGCCGGGGAAAGCGAGATTGGAGAGGGACGCTCATGTGCTGGAGTCGGATTTGGCCGGGGTGCTCGTCGTCTCTTCCATCACCAGCCAGGCCCGTTGCCGGGACGAATTGTGTTTCACCCGGTTGATCATGAAAGCGAGAACACCCATAAAGAAAAGATTGACGCCCAACGAGGCGATTTGAACAATGAAAAGGGTGGTGAACCCGGAAGGATCGATGACCTTGATCAACCGCAGGAATACGACCACCGCACCGGCCAACCCCATGATGAGCATGAGAAACAGGCCTAGGAC
The DNA window shown above is from Fundidesulfovibrio terrae and carries:
- a CDS encoding peptidylprolyl isomerase, whose product is MVLMETSMGLITIELYPDKAPATVANFLKYVDDGFYEGTIFHRVIDNFMIQGGGMNVTMKEKPTNAPVVNEADNGLENLTGTLAMARTMDPHSATAQFFINVNDNHFLNHKSKTPDGWGYCVFGKVVDGMDVVNKIKKVRTRRAGFHDDVPVEPVTINSVLREE
- a CDS encoding class I SAM-dependent methyltransferase, whose translation is MSVPLQSRFPRLWLFVQYVLCGVLFRKRYVLRHLPRFSRVMEVGCSLGLDSVNFTGNTKEFLGVDIDPDAIATARKRFAAYPHMRFICQDVRTLEGLEGHFDFILFCGSCHHIPNEELISIFRSTPRYLAENGKIVVIDYATNPAPGLLERFILRLEEGEHVRTTQELISLIQSAGNLEIQELVEFDNPAFIFKWPVMGRKLSLVMTRSR
- a CDS encoding ArnT family glycosyltransferase gives rise to the protein MADTDDSLSYGLPPSVCIALLVFVFVNVSAILQMRGVSDSEGYVLNTSKAIPVNTYEDDAQVSIMHALWYFGPTTNTFDVATNFGGPLLHVAKPVMWLGAKLGWIKRFDDRSMYVLYPGELGRIFKLFAFYKLAVLTLLPLSCFWLLNNFFSRRAGELAAWLVAAMPFLTGFELRLKPDGVVFALTMLSLLHQFAFQKHGRSRNLYLAVLFFSLGASMKFTMASAVFPLAVCAASGMHRRWNSLWGPEQRKLLWRSALFGIVVFVVANPRILPGFLIFFDFITRYTSIPAKEDLPGGIGYTIWFRLTHFAPFLGRALGVLALPALAYGGYRALREKRLVTPWSCLVALYLLHPVFLWVIAHNHVILNITYYYYSQALLTLLLIAVLFDGALAAARRRPLAHLTAWACVIVLIGHGFSNNINVLRYLSGPSTRQLAQAWVDRNIPPGTSLGLPIASGNHLTFNDRFLADPFRHRILPLGRQGEETGKAMPDYVLWVQTNPLQAPFSNSRYETLARFDTGSDLPREPYNFYQDDIYTVYRRVPQAPLGGSPGPADADAALGSVFADISTEPFTVLQYKASGVFPNALTMYSHVDNRFIPIGQGLLLSSIRHPSSPAAYLHQLPPELMALWGVKYVLALQDQAFTEKVENDPAYALTPTALPAGAAFPQGMRLYTFGGYTGMAHFLSAPAEGMRYGVKPRWMGLLERHKLKTFGPLYPMESARPGPNLLRVRMVVDCDGPFDLLLKGGEHPLSIYLGAGHNDVDVPLPLAEGVQPGYELNPAAPGASCSVQAIQAYPTDILPVESCSYSLKHAFASVTVKTDGLVAFALPYHPFWKARVDGAGVLPEKSPGNTVGVPVGPGHHFIELVYDDL
- a CDS encoding DegT/DnrJ/EryC1/StrS family aminotransferase, which translates into the protein MKVEFYRHALDEADIANVVKVLNSVFLSTGPVTAEFERKFSHYTGLEHVVAVNSCTSAMHMALVALGVGPGDEVIVPAMTFLSTASAVMHAGATPVIVDVDAATGLVTPEAIEKAVTPRTKAVIPVHLYGTLCDMPSIKALADKHGLYIIEDCAHCVEGQRDGYRPGHLGTCACYSFYATKNLTCGEGGAFATSDPDLAARVRMVALHGMSKGAADRYHKLYTHYDLERLGWKCNLDDIHAALLVGQIDRLDSLWEKRHALWKRYADAFDRHPRLGRPEVVGKCAHHLYTIWTDPARRDATLHALQQRGIGVAVNFRAIHLLSYFKDTFGFGRGDFPNAEAIGDRTITLPFYTQLRDEQVDYVIEQVLEVTASS